The Drosophila biarmipes strain raj3 chromosome 2L, RU_DBia_V1.1, whole genome shotgun sequence genome has a window encoding:
- the LOC108036712 gene encoding inactive pancreatic lipase-related protein 1 isoform X2 has translation MLPLCWLSGLALYLTVGIRGEVALNQEDYNKTWIYMPNGQGKPEVAYLVEPPPENRINLPQLIKFELYGSDSSSSADFWIDENNFEFPQRHKRDTWQEMAEKFNPDLDTKILVHGWKSSTMSNSIQSIRGAYIERGQVNVFAINWKDQADNIYYLTPARYTVQVGRAVAKLIDLLVEEKDADPNRIHLIGHSLGAHIMGYAGSYTKYRVNRITGLDPARPAFEDCIGPENHLDDTDANFVDVIHSCAGYLGFRKPIGMVDFYPNGGGPPQPGCNELSQIFTGCSHGRSYEYYAESINSLKGFYGVPCSGLDELKGKNCTGGKILMGDPVPREARGIFFVKTANKPSYALGVDNIWSN, from the exons ATGTTGCCGCTTTGCTGGCTCTCTGGCTTGGCCCTTTATTTGACGG TTGGCATTCGTGGTGAGGTGGCTCTTAACCAGGAGGATTACAACAAGACCTGGATTTATATGCCCAACGGACAGGGTAAGCCAGAGGTGGCCTATCTGGTGGAACCTCCGCCCGAAAACCGCATCAATCTTCCCCAGCTCATCAAGTTTGAACTGTATGGGAG TGACTCCAGTTCCAGCGCAGATTTCTGGATAGatgaaaacaattttgagTTTCCTCAACGCCACAAGCGAGACACTTGGCAGGAGATGGCCGAAAAGTTTAATCCCGACCTGGACACAAAGATTCTCGTCCACGGCTGGAAATCCAGCACCATGAGCAACTCGATCCAATCGATTCGCGGGGCTTATATCGAACGGGGGCAGGTGAACGTTTTCGCCATCAACTGGAAGGACCAGGCGGATAATATTTACTACCTAACTCCAGCGCGGTACACAGTGCAGGTGGGCAGGGCGGTTGCAAAGCTGATTGACCTCCTCGTGGAGGAGAAGGATGCGGATCCGAACAGGATACACCTCATTGGTCACAGTCTGGGTGCGCACATAATGGGCTATGCGGGATCGTACACCAAATACAGGGTTAACCGCATCACTGGCTTGGATCCGGCGCGGCCTGCTTTTGAGGACTGCATCGGCCCGGAGAATCATCTGGACGATACGGACGCCAACTTTGTGGATGTGATTCACAGTTGTGCGGGCTACCTGGGATTTAGAAAACCAATCGGTATGGTTGACTTTTATCCAAATGGTGGCGGACCGCCGCAGCCGGGTTGCAATGAGCTTTCACAGATTTTCA CTGGTTGCAGTCATGGGCGTTCGTACGAGTATTATGCAGAATCCATCAACTCTTTAAAAGGCTTTTATGGTGTTCCCTGCTCTGGACTAGATGAACTTAAGGGGAAAAACTGTACGGGCGGCAAAATCTTGATGGGGGACCCTGTGCCGCGAGAGGCTCGGGGGATATTTTTCGTGAAAACAGCGAACAAACCAAGCTATGCGCTGGGAGTCGATAATATCTGGAGTAACTAA
- the LOC108036712 gene encoding inactive pancreatic lipase-related protein 1 isoform X1 — protein MSSNALACICNVINPCRNEVSNTFVVVQWLITGFAALAQVVRPVLLLFGIRGEVALNQEDYNKTWIYMPNGQGKPEVAYLVEPPPENRINLPQLIKFELYGSDSSSSADFWIDENNFEFPQRHKRDTWQEMAEKFNPDLDTKILVHGWKSSTMSNSIQSIRGAYIERGQVNVFAINWKDQADNIYYLTPARYTVQVGRAVAKLIDLLVEEKDADPNRIHLIGHSLGAHIMGYAGSYTKYRVNRITGLDPARPAFEDCIGPENHLDDTDANFVDVIHSCAGYLGFRKPIGMVDFYPNGGGPPQPGCNELSQIFTGCSHGRSYEYYAESINSLKGFYGVPCSGLDELKGKNCTGGKILMGDPVPREARGIFFVKTANKPSYALGVDNIWSN, from the exons ATGTCTTCGAATGCGCTGGCTTGCATCTGCAATGTGATAAATCCCTGTCGTAACGAGGTCTCCAACACATTTGTTGTGGTTCAG TGGCTTATTACCGGCTTTGCTGCCCTCGCCCAGGTGGTGCGACCCGTCCTCCTTCTCT TTGGCATTCGTGGTGAGGTGGCTCTTAACCAGGAGGATTACAACAAGACCTGGATTTATATGCCCAACGGACAGGGTAAGCCAGAGGTGGCCTATCTGGTGGAACCTCCGCCCGAAAACCGCATCAATCTTCCCCAGCTCATCAAGTTTGAACTGTATGGGAG TGACTCCAGTTCCAGCGCAGATTTCTGGATAGatgaaaacaattttgagTTTCCTCAACGCCACAAGCGAGACACTTGGCAGGAGATGGCCGAAAAGTTTAATCCCGACCTGGACACAAAGATTCTCGTCCACGGCTGGAAATCCAGCACCATGAGCAACTCGATCCAATCGATTCGCGGGGCTTATATCGAACGGGGGCAGGTGAACGTTTTCGCCATCAACTGGAAGGACCAGGCGGATAATATTTACTACCTAACTCCAGCGCGGTACACAGTGCAGGTGGGCAGGGCGGTTGCAAAGCTGATTGACCTCCTCGTGGAGGAGAAGGATGCGGATCCGAACAGGATACACCTCATTGGTCACAGTCTGGGTGCGCACATAATGGGCTATGCGGGATCGTACACCAAATACAGGGTTAACCGCATCACTGGCTTGGATCCGGCGCGGCCTGCTTTTGAGGACTGCATCGGCCCGGAGAATCATCTGGACGATACGGACGCCAACTTTGTGGATGTGATTCACAGTTGTGCGGGCTACCTGGGATTTAGAAAACCAATCGGTATGGTTGACTTTTATCCAAATGGTGGCGGACCGCCGCAGCCGGGTTGCAATGAGCTTTCACAGATTTTCA CTGGTTGCAGTCATGGGCGTTCGTACGAGTATTATGCAGAATCCATCAACTCTTTAAAAGGCTTTTATGGTGTTCCCTGCTCTGGACTAGATGAACTTAAGGGGAAAAACTGTACGGGCGGCAAAATCTTGATGGGGGACCCTGTGCCGCGAGAGGCTCGGGGGATATTTTTCGTGAAAACAGCGAACAAACCAAGCTATGCGCTGGGAGTCGATAATATCTGGAGTAACTAA